From the genome of Thiomicrorhabdus indica:
GCTCCTAGTTTTATTAAGAGTTTGAGAAATGCAATTGTGCTGTCGATTGAAGCGGTTTCATCCATTGTGTGGTAACCAGTGGTTGGGATCTGTATGGTGGTGCCGTGAACAAGCCCGAGTGATTTATCAGTAATACGTCCAAGCTCTGTACGGCCAAGACTGAGTTTTGGCTTGTCTGAGTTAAGGCTAGACAGATTTTGCTTGGTAATATAGTGGTCTTTGAAACTGTATGAAATGCCGAGTTTTTCACAGGTTTGAGCTAGCTTTTGTGTGGTTTCAATATTAAATTCTGCAAATTCATCCCGGTTCCGCAAAACGATTTGCTGTTTGTCGGCTTCGTCACGATTTTTGTATGGGCTGGTATCGACCACATATAATTCGTTGGTTGAACCTCCAAAACGCCGGAACCATTCCAATAAATATCGCCAGCTACCACCAGATTCTTCTTCGGCAGTAAAGAATGCTGTTCCTTGATATCCCAAGCTGAATAGGTGCACTAAGGCCGCAGCTGTCAGAACGTTGTCCAGCTGTCCCGAAAGCAAACCGTTATCAATTTTCAGTTTATCCAAAAAGCCAACAGGTGTTCCTGCAACTAAGTGTTCAAGCTTCTCTACCTCAAAGATCAGGTTGTTTCGATATTCACAAATGTAAGCGTTGTTGATTAAGCCTCTGCCACGGTATGCACCTGACCAAGGCTCATAGGCAATAACTGGGGTGTTTTCAAAGCGATTCATAAGTGTCAGCATCAATTCTTCACTGACTGATTTACCGAGTAGGTCACTCATCTGTCCAGAGACAAATGCCGCAAACTGGAATTCATTGGGGCCAGTGCAGATTAAACCGTGGCGATCGATGTGACTGGAAAACATGCAACGATTTGGCTCATTGCCATGGGCGACGAGTAATCCCTCGTACCAAGTGACTTGCGCACCGCGTTCCTCAAGTTCACGTTGTAGTACGCGAAAAAATGCGTGTTCGGCACCGACAACGGAGGGTTCTCTAATTAAGGACTTCAGTAGGTCGATAAATTCCGAAAAATGAAGAAAGTTATTGTCGGTTTCAAATTCAGAAGTGCTCATGGCAGAAGCTCCACAAGAAGGCTTTGGGCGTATCGACGCTTTGGCAGGCTAAAAATTAAATTTTAGCGGTAAATTCAAAAGCCGCTGATTTTATTTTCAAAATTTTTGTTGTGAAGGATTCAATCAGAGGTTCCTTAAATAACTGTTGAGAGTTTCCGCAAAAACGTTCATAGGCTAGTTCATTACGCCAAAAGCATGTTAATAGGCTGGCTTTTATTATCATCAAACGATTGTCAAACCTGTAGAGCAAAACGAAACCTTACCGGCCGGTTATTTTTAATCGAAAAATCCACGAGTGTGTTTGCCTGAATTATCAACTACCGGTTTTAATTTGGCGAT
Proteins encoded in this window:
- a CDS encoding peptidase M42 — its product is MSTSEFETDNNFLHFSEFIDLLKSLIREPSVVGAEHAFFRVLQRELEERGAQVTWYEGLLVAHGNEPNRCMFSSHIDRHGLICTGPNEFQFAAFVSGQMSDLLGKSVSEELMLTLMNRFENTPVIAYEPWSGAYRGRGLINNAYICEYRNNLIFEVEKLEHLVAGTPVGFLDKLKIDNGLLSGQLDNVLTAAALVHLFSLGYQGTAFFTAEEESGGSWRYLLEWFRRFGGSTNELYVVDTSPYKNRDEADKQQIVLRNRDEFAEFNIETTQKLAQTCEKLGISYSFKDHYITKQNLSSLNSDKPKLSLGRTELGRITDKSLGLVHGTTIQIPTTGYHTMDETASIDSTIAFLKLLIKLGAVENLEAAKRL